A genomic stretch from Bradyrhizobium sp. 195 includes:
- a CDS encoding bifunctional transcriptional activator/DNA repair enzyme AdaA, with protein sequence MLSFDVCNAARLRRDPCYDGRFFTAVKTTGIYCRPVCPAKQPLTRNVAYYPTAAAAEADGFRPCLRCRPETAPFCPAWNGTRSTVARAMKLIDDGALDEGSVVDLAMRLGISSRHLARLFERHVGATPQQLARTLRVQRAKRLIDAGDDSMTEIAFQAGFGSLRRFNAAFAELYGRSPSSLRAVRTRRA encoded by the coding sequence ATGCTTAGCTTCGATGTCTGCAACGCCGCGCGCCTGCGCCGGGATCCCTGCTATGACGGCCGCTTCTTCACGGCCGTGAAGACCACCGGCATCTATTGCCGCCCGGTCTGTCCGGCCAAGCAGCCGCTGACGCGCAACGTCGCCTATTATCCGACGGCGGCGGCGGCCGAGGCCGACGGCTTCCGGCCATGCCTGCGCTGCCGTCCCGAGACTGCGCCGTTCTGCCCGGCCTGGAACGGCACGCGCTCCACGGTGGCGCGGGCCATGAAGCTGATCGATGACGGCGCGCTCGACGAAGGCTCGGTGGTCGACCTCGCGATGCGGCTCGGCATCTCCTCGCGCCATCTGGCACGCCTGTTCGAACGCCACGTCGGCGCCACGCCTCAGCAGCTCGCCAGGACGCTTCGCGTCCAGCGCGCCAAGCGTCTGATCGATGCCGGCGACGACAGCATGACCGAGATCGCATTTCAGGCCGGCTTCGGCAGCCTGCGCAGGTTCAACGCCGCCTTCGCCGAGCTCTACGGCCGCTCGCCGT
- a CDS encoding nuclear transport factor 2 family protein, with the protein MSSPKDIVLNAWKTFSSRDAMRIAALFTDDAEWIAPKGNATAVALDHTDHMTGPHEIARFIAQEMHKMFSNVDIAFRGVYADGDVVIVEERMRATLPGGKPYENDYCFVFTVAGDRIRQVREYMDTRKGWRMVFGEEG; encoded by the coding sequence GTGTCCAGTCCGAAAGATATTGTCCTGAATGCGTGGAAGACCTTTTCGTCGCGCGATGCGATGCGCATCGCCGCACTGTTCACCGACGATGCCGAATGGATCGCGCCGAAGGGCAATGCCACCGCCGTCGCGCTCGATCACACCGACCACATGACGGGACCGCACGAAATCGCGCGCTTCATAGCCCAGGAGATGCACAAGATGTTCTCCAACGTCGATATCGCGTTCCGCGGCGTCTATGCCGACGGCGATGTCGTGATCGTGGAGGAGCGGATGCGCGCGACATTGCCCGGCGGCAAGCCGTACGAGAACGATTACTGCTTCGTGTTCACGGTGGCGGGCGACCGGATCAGGCAGGTGCGGGAATACATGGATACGCGCAAGGGATGGCGGATGGTGTTTGGCGAGGAAGGGTGA
- a CDS encoding DMT family transporter, with translation MDQRTSGADALSRNNDSAPALLGVVCGLAAALFWALGFAGTRHGLKVGFTPVDLLVHRYVWSGIAFLPLVLRAGIGDLCGIGWSRGLVLMVLGGPVMSLISYTGFLFVPLGHGSVIQPSCATLGGLLLAAVVLKEHISVSRLAGAIVIVGGLGVIGAESIGHIGADGVLGDLIFVLTGLMFAGFGAALRHWRVSAVSAALVINVLSLLLLPVYVATVGLAHVAAIGITENAIQALAQGVLAGPAALYLFAVSVQRLGVARAAVFPACVPALTLLTGWLLLGEPPTLLQTAGLATVLCGFYLAQRQS, from the coding sequence ATGGATCAGCGGACGAGCGGCGCTGACGCTCTTTCTCGGAACAACGATTCGGCGCCGGCACTGCTCGGCGTGGTCTGCGGCCTTGCCGCGGCGCTGTTCTGGGCGCTCGGCTTTGCCGGCACGCGGCATGGGCTCAAGGTCGGCTTCACGCCCGTCGATCTGCTGGTGCATCGCTATGTCTGGTCGGGAATCGCGTTCCTGCCGCTGGTGCTGCGCGCCGGCATCGGCGATCTCTGCGGCATCGGCTGGAGCAGGGGCCTCGTGCTGATGGTGCTCGGCGGCCCCGTGATGTCGCTGATCTCCTACACCGGCTTCCTGTTCGTTCCGCTCGGCCATGGCAGCGTGATCCAGCCCTCCTGCGCGACGCTCGGCGGCCTGCTGCTCGCGGCGGTCGTGTTGAAGGAACATATCTCCGTCTCGCGCCTTGCCGGCGCGATCGTCATCGTCGGCGGTCTCGGCGTGATCGGCGCGGAATCGATCGGCCATATCGGTGCCGACGGCGTGCTGGGCGATCTGATCTTCGTGCTGACGGGATTGATGTTCGCCGGCTTCGGCGCAGCTCTGCGGCACTGGCGCGTCTCCGCCGTCTCGGCCGCGCTGGTCATCAACGTGCTGTCGCTGCTGCTGCTGCCGGTCTACGTCGCGACCGTCGGCCTCGCCCATGTTGCGGCGATCGGCATCACCGAGAACGCCATCCAGGCGCTGGCGCAGGGCGTGCTCGCCGGCCCCGCGGCGCTCTATCTGTTCGCCGTCTCGGTCCAGCGCCTTGGCGTTGCCCGCGCCGCGGTGTTTCCGGCTTGCGTGCCCGCGCTGACGCTGCTCACCGGCTGGCTGCTGCTCGGCGAGCCGCCGACGCTCT